One stretch of Streptomyces sp. MMBL 11-1 DNA includes these proteins:
- a CDS encoding cytochrome P450, with protein sequence MPGQRPADVFPLPGSSYRGPAPRYRELREGEPVVKVRTEGGADAWLITRYEDVRAAQADPRLSRAAACGPGSVRVGGTMHTTPEMIISLDGEEHARLRRLVAGAFTTRKVELMRPRVQEVSDQLLDAMAAKGGTGDLVEDFAVPLPLIVIGELLGVPPQDLRTFEKWARAFATVDERAGGEASLEGLARLNEYIVGLIAQKRASPTDDMLSDLVAARDNDDRLSEQELVTFGFTLIGAGFDTTANQLANSVLALLVHHREMWDRLVREPQSIPATVEELLRHVNLFATDTTGFPRIAVEDMEVAGVRIAAGDPVLLSLASANRDESVFPDADAFDPDRPRNPHLSFGHGIHYCLGKQLGRMEMAVALEGLTRRFPDLRLAVPEAELPWHRGEINHTLNSLPVTWTA encoded by the coding sequence ATGCCTGGACAGCGACCGGCCGACGTCTTCCCGCTCCCCGGCTCCTCGTACCGCGGACCCGCGCCGCGCTACCGGGAGCTGCGCGAAGGGGAACCGGTCGTCAAGGTCCGCACCGAGGGCGGAGCGGACGCCTGGCTCATCACCCGGTACGAGGACGTGCGCGCCGCCCAGGCCGACCCCCGGCTGAGCCGGGCGGCGGCCTGCGGCCCCGGCTCCGTGCGGGTGGGCGGCACCATGCACACCACCCCGGAGATGATCATTTCGCTGGACGGCGAGGAGCACGCCCGGCTGCGGCGCCTGGTCGCCGGCGCCTTCACCACCCGCAAGGTGGAGCTGATGCGCCCGCGTGTCCAGGAGGTCTCCGACCAGCTGCTGGACGCCATGGCGGCCAAGGGCGGCACCGGCGACCTGGTGGAGGACTTCGCCGTACCGCTGCCGCTCATCGTGATCGGCGAGCTGCTCGGCGTGCCCCCACAGGACCTGCGGACCTTCGAGAAGTGGGCCCGTGCCTTCGCCACCGTCGACGAACGGGCCGGCGGGGAGGCGTCGCTGGAGGGCCTGGCCCGGCTGAACGAGTACATCGTGGGCCTGATCGCGCAGAAGCGGGCCAGCCCCACCGACGACATGCTGTCGGACCTCGTCGCCGCGCGCGACAACGACGACCGGCTCAGCGAACAGGAGCTGGTGACCTTCGGGTTCACCCTGATCGGCGCGGGCTTCGACACCACCGCCAACCAGCTCGCCAACTCCGTGCTCGCCCTGCTCGTCCACCACCGCGAGATGTGGGACCGGCTGGTCCGGGAGCCGCAGTCCATCCCCGCCACCGTCGAGGAGCTGCTGCGGCACGTCAACCTCTTCGCCACCGACACCACCGGCTTCCCCCGTATCGCCGTCGAGGACATGGAGGTGGCCGGGGTCCGTATCGCCGCGGGCGACCCGGTGCTGCTGTCGCTCGCCTCCGCCAACCGCGACGAGTCGGTCTTCCCCGACGCCGACGCCTTCGACCCGGACCGGCCGCGCAACCCCCACCTCTCCTTCGGCCACGGGATCCACTACTGCCTCGGCAAGCAACTCGGCAGGATGGAGATGGCCGTGGCGCTGGAGGGTCTCACGCGGCGCTTCCCCGATCTGCGGCTCGCCGTCCCCGAGGCCGAACTCCCCTGGCACCGCGGGGAGATCAACCACACGCTCAACAGTCTGCCGGTGACCTGGACGGCGTGA